One Euphorbia lathyris chromosome 1, ddEupLath1.1, whole genome shotgun sequence DNA segment encodes these proteins:
- the LOC136214899 gene encoding uncharacterized protein At5g39865-like, with the protein MGCVSSNLLNNEDDFTQIGSSAFTHHIVSLTSTTYGLLNLDPPPSSATITTPPPRFTLGSIFPTPLCDTPETINSWELMSGLDTESFRFLKKDNPNSNFTFKPLKDPNFKQTPHPLDRFEKLCPPNGENRVVIYTTTLRGIRETFDACNGVRAAIGGFGVSICERDVSMDRGFREELRDLMKGKEKEKQMGLPRVFVKGRYIGGKDEVMKIVEEGLMSELLNGLPKKKVGDVCDGCGDVRFLPCFSCNGSSKLVMVIKEELRGMQGRRVVVKCPDCNENGLMLCPICA; encoded by the coding sequence ATGGGGTGTGTTTCCTCCAATTTGTTAAACAACGAAGATGATTTCACTCAAATCGGAAGTTCAGCTTTCACCCACCACATTGTCTCACTCACCTCCACCACATACGGCCTCCTCAACCTTGATCCACCGCCCTCCTCCGCCACCATCACCACCCCACCTCCTCGTTTCACTCTCGGTTCAATTTTCCCAACCCCTCTCTGTGATACCCCTGAAACAATCAATTCTTGGGAGCTAATGTCCGGTCTCGACACAGAAAGCTTCCGCTTCCTCAAAAAAGATAACCCCAATTCAAATTTCACCTTCAAACCCCTAAAAGACCCCAACTTTAAACAAACCCCTCATCCCCTCGACCGATTCGAGAAACTCTGCCCACCAAATGGGGAAAACAGGGTAGTGATCTATACCACTACATTGAGAGGGATAAGGGAGACATTTGATGCTTGCAATGGTGTTCGTGCAGCAATTGGGGGATTTGGGGTTTCAATTTGTGAGAGAGATGTGTCTATGGATCGAGGGTTTAGAGAGGAATTGAGAGATTTGATGAAGGGGAAAGAGAAGGAGAAGCAGATGGGGCTGCCGAGAGTGTTTGTGAAGGGGAGGTATATTGGGGGAAAAGATGAAGTGATGAAAATAGTGGAAGAGGGTTTGATGAGTGAGCTACTAAATGGGTTGCCGAAGAAAAAAGTTGGGGATGTTTGTGATGGGTGTGGAGATGTGAGGTTTCTGCCATGTTTTTCCTGTAATGGAAGCTCTAAATTGGTGATGGTGATAAAGGAGGAGCTCCGGGGGATGCAAGGGAGAAGAGTGGTGGTTAAGTGTCCTGATTGTAATGAGAACGGATTGATGCTTTGCCCCATTTGTGCCTGA